The following proteins are co-located in the Rhea pennata isolate bPtePen1 chromosome 2, bPtePen1.pri, whole genome shotgun sequence genome:
- the PPDPFL gene encoding pancreatic progenitor cell differentiation and proliferation factor-like protein, giving the protein MASVPSAGCLLAKNQYYRTRQNSECSVSSSSSCCSEPVNVTDQDKALTGLPEILDKCWWIKSFFHCEPSPPTVSRKTLSASSTNS; this is encoded by the exons ATGGCCTCGGTGCCCTCCGCCGGCTGCCTCTTGGCCAAGAACCAGTACTACAGAA CACGACAAAACTCAGAATGCAGTGTTTCTTCCAGTTCATCGTGCTGTTCTGAGCCTGTGAATGTTACAGACCAGGACAAGGCACTTACTG GGTTACCTGAAATACTTGATAAATGTTGGTGGATAAAAAGCTTCTTCCATTGTGAGCCATCTCCACCAACTGTTAGCAGAAAAACACTATCAGCAAGCAG